The Amblyraja radiata isolate CabotCenter1 chromosome 1, sAmbRad1.1.pri, whole genome shotgun sequence genome contains a region encoding:
- the c1h2orf81 gene encoding uncharacterized protein C2orf81 homolog produces MSRSGVSKSRSDKSRTTALPAATPPVTVIDIVPGRFTESEWQSLAMSEEGDSNVMDIIDDLVGLALEQVYSVYIEEQLMPFTIAQAKEAILQIIEWRFLNHDSGESNVALDHSWHEDTEPMATGTDSWAQGSVPLMPATDTQVDHTEIGSRDKG; encoded by the exons ATGTCACGATCGGGCGTGTCAAAGTCGCGGTCAGACAAGAGCCGGACCACCGCCCTCCCAGCGGCCACGCCTCCGGTCACCGTGATCGACATTGTCCCCGGGCGCTTCACCGAGAGCGAGTGGCAGAGCCTGGCCATGAGCGAGGAGGGCGACAGCAACGTCATGGACATCATTGATGACCTGGTCGGCCTGGCTCTGGAGCAGGTCTACAGCGTTTACATTGAGGAGCAG CTGATGCCGTTCACCATTGCCCAGGCCAAGGAAGCCATCCTCCAGATCATCGAGTGGCGATTCCTGAACCACGACAGCGGCGAGAGTAACGTGGCCCTGGACCACTCGTGGCACGAGGACACAGAACCCATGGCCACTGGCACCGACAGCTGGGCACAGGGATCTGTGCCCCTCATGCCAGCCACAGACACACAGGTAGACCACACTGAGATAGGGAGCAGAGACAAAG